Proteins encoded by one window of Elaeis guineensis isolate ETL-2024a chromosome 12, EG11, whole genome shotgun sequence:
- the LOC105054728 gene encoding dihydrolipoyllysine-residue acetyltransferase component 2 of pyruvate dehydrogenase complex, mitochondrial, with translation MTIASQMLRHSRKLGNAQYVLQNEPPVIVRYFSKDVGMFVGKRDDMSRRHQCGLHKNRDGDSNISVRGIPFKTNSFEGQSSMKDLDVFKISSLGLVKTSISRKATKMSIPMAGMGFNSTLSCMQATPRRCFSSNSDLPPHQEIGMPSLSPTMTEGNIARWLKKEGDKVSPGEVLCEVETDKATVEMECMEEGYIAKIIRGDGAKDIKVGEVIAIMVEEEDDIAKFKDHEVSTAAAPAEVKAPSEPTSPVKEEQEPVQAPEPKVSKTEEVSHTDDRIFSSPLARKLAEDNNVPLSSIKGTGPDGRILKADIEDYLASTAKGVSKTKEAAAAQALAYVDIPNSQIRKVTASRLLLSKQTIPHYYLTVDTRVDKLMELRGQLNSFQEASGGKRISVNDLVIKAAALALRKVPQCNSSWMNDFIRQYHNVNINVAVQTENGLFVPVIRDADKKGLSTIAEEVKHLAQKAKDNSLKPEDYEGGTFTVSNLGGPFGIKQFCAIINPPQSGILAVGSAEKRVIPGAGPDQFEFGSFMSVTLSCDHRVIDGAIGAEWLKAFKGYIENPYSMLL, from the exons ATGACGATTGCTTCGCAGATGCTGCGCCACTCTCGCAAG TTAGGAAATGCTCAATATGTTCTACAAAATGAGCCTCCTGTTATTGTTCGTTATTTTTCAAAAGATGTTGGCATGTTTGTTGGCAAAAGAGATG ATATGTCAAGGAGACATCAGTGTGGTTTGCATAAAAATAGGGATGGAGATTCAAACATTTCTGTTCGAGGCATTCCATTTAAAACCAACAGCTTTGAAGGCCAAAGCAGCATGAAAGACCTTGATGTCTTCAAG ATATCTTCTCTAGGGCTAGTCAAGACCAGCATTTCTAGAAAAGCAactaaaatgagtattccaatgGCTGGCATGGGGTTCAACAGCACTTTGTCATG TATGCAGGCAACTCCAAGGAGATGTTTCTCAAGCAACTCGG ATTTGCCTCCACATCAAGAAATTGGGATGCCATCACTTTCTCCCACCATGACTGAG GGAAACATTGCTAGGTGGCTGAAGAAGGAAGGAGATAAAGTTTCTCCGGGTGAAGTGCTCTGCGAAGTTGAAACT GATAAAGCTACTGTGGAAATGGAATGCATGGAAGAAGGCTATATTGCTAAAATAATACGTGGGGATGGGGCCAAAGACATTAAAGTTGGCGAG GTGATtgctataatggtggaagaagaggatgatattgcaaaatTTAAGGATCATGAAGTTTCAACAGCTGCTGCTCCTGCTGAAGTTAAGGCACCATCCGAGCCGACATCACCTGTGAAGGAGGAGCAAGAGCCTGTTCAAGCTCCTGAACCAAAGGTTTCAAAGACTGAAGAAGTTTCTCACACAGATGATCGTATTTTCTCCAGCCCTCTTGCAAGAAAGTTAGCAGAAGATAACAAT GTACCTCTTTCAAGCATAAAAGGCACTGGTCCTGATGGGCGCATTTTGAAAGCAGATATTGAAGATTACTTGG CATCTACTGCTAAGGGTGTCTCCAAGACAAAGGAAGCAGCTGCTGCGCAAGCCTTAGCCTATGTGGATATTCCAAATTCTCAAATAAGAAAA GTTACTGCTTCTCGCTTGCTGCTCTCTAAGCAGACCATTCCCCATTATTATTTAACAGTTGATACTCGTGTCGACAAACTTATGGA GTTGCGTGGCCAACTTAATTCTTTTCAAGAGGCCTCTGGTGGAAAACGGATTTCTGTCAATGACCTTGTCATAAAG GCGGCCGCATTGGCTCTGCGCAAAGTTCCTCAGTGTAACAGTTCCTGGATGAATGATTTCATCCGTCA GTATCACAACGTGAATATTAATGTTGCTGTACAAACAGAAAATGGATTGTTTGTTCCGGTTATTAGG GATGCAGACAAAAAGGGACTATCTACAATTGCAGAAGAGGTGAAGCATTTAGCTCAAAAGGCCAAAGATAACAGTCTGAAACCAGAAGACTATGAG GGAGGCACTTTTACTGTATCAAACTTGGGAGGTCCTTTCGGAATCAAGCAATTCTGTGCCATTATAAATCCGCCCCAGTCAGGCATCTTGGCTGTTGGATCTG CTGAGAAGAGAGTAATACCTGGTGCTGGTCCTGATCAATTTGAGTTTGGCTCCTTCATGTCGGTCACATTGAGCTGTGACCACCGTGTGATTGATG GTGCAATTGGTGCGGAATGGTTGAAAGCATTCAAGGGCTACATTGAGAACCCGTACTCCATGTTACTGTGA
- the LOC105054727 gene encoding uncharacterized protein isoform X1, translating to MHGFSTVDGFLNVKEGVDEMIKYLANEPSMGLFFVQQHAQTSMPYLLNVKDKVVEEIHEVTLQTEDIEDSICVVRSMTEYGLPIADEMIKDINKSLHIMSTSKPKRGLIQNPSWGFEAGRASSGTQYTLNYDISSGQQSGGSSRGYLSAVFNSAKQKAAGFRRGQPGTVPKGPQNEQLVPSSTRSPSAVNIGALSRLPDAEGEELPLSSPVSDDRLDEADTVGESLYGHDMSSMMEIYDKFKSEREAKLEEWLQEPEDRHRFSGSGD from the exons ATGCACGGATTCTCGACCGTCGACGGATTCTTGAACG TGAAGGAAGGAGTGGATGAGATGATAAAGTATTTGGCGAACGAACCCTCGATGGGGCTCTTCTTCGTCCAGCAGCATGCCCAGACCTCCATGCCCTACCTCCTCAACGTCAAG GACAAAGTTGTGGAAGAGATTCATGAGGTAACCCTGCAAACTGAAGACATCGAGGATTCTATATGTGTGGTGAGGTCAATGACAGAATATGGGCTTCCTATTGCTGATGAGATGATTAAGGACATCAACAAGTCTCTACATATCATGTCAACATCCAAACCAAAGAGGGG GTTAATCCAAAACCCTAGTTGGGGGTTTGAGGCAGGTAGAGCTAGCTCAGGCACACAGTACACTCTCAATTATGACATTAGCAGTGGTCAGCAGAGTGGAGGAAGCAGCCGTGGTTATCTTTCAGCTGTTTTCAACTCAGCAAAGCAGAAGGCTGCTGGTTTCAGGCGGGGCCAACCTGGTACAGTGCCAAAAGGCCCCCAGAACGAGCAATTAGTGCCATCCTCAACTCGATCACCATCAGCGGTTAATATTGGTGCTCTCTCAAGGCTTCCAGATGCAGAAGGTGAGGAATTGCCTTTATCAAGCCCCGTCTCAGATGATCGACTTGATGAAGCAGATACTGTTGGTGAAAGTCTTTATGGTCATGATATGTCATCCATGATGGAAATATATGATAAGTTCAAATCTGAACGAGAAGCTAAATTGGAAGAATGGCTTCAAGAGCCTGAAGATCGCCATAGGTTCTCTGGGTCTGGTGATTGA
- the LOC105054727 gene encoding uncharacterized protein isoform X2, protein MIKYLANEPSMGLFFVQQHAQTSMPYLLNVKDKVVEEIHEVTLQTEDIEDSICVVRSMTEYGLPIADEMIKDINKSLHIMSTSKPKRGLIQNPSWGFEAGRASSGTQYTLNYDISSGQQSGGSSRGYLSAVFNSAKQKAAGFRRGQPGTVPKGPQNEQLVPSSTRSPSAVNIGALSRLPDAEGEELPLSSPVSDDRLDEADTVGESLYGHDMSSMMEIYDKFKSEREAKLEEWLQEPEDRHRFSGSGD, encoded by the exons ATGATAAAGTATTTGGCGAACGAACCCTCGATGGGGCTCTTCTTCGTCCAGCAGCATGCCCAGACCTCCATGCCCTACCTCCTCAACGTCAAG GACAAAGTTGTGGAAGAGATTCATGAGGTAACCCTGCAAACTGAAGACATCGAGGATTCTATATGTGTGGTGAGGTCAATGACAGAATATGGGCTTCCTATTGCTGATGAGATGATTAAGGACATCAACAAGTCTCTACATATCATGTCAACATCCAAACCAAAGAGGGG GTTAATCCAAAACCCTAGTTGGGGGTTTGAGGCAGGTAGAGCTAGCTCAGGCACACAGTACACTCTCAATTATGACATTAGCAGTGGTCAGCAGAGTGGAGGAAGCAGCCGTGGTTATCTTTCAGCTGTTTTCAACTCAGCAAAGCAGAAGGCTGCTGGTTTCAGGCGGGGCCAACCTGGTACAGTGCCAAAAGGCCCCCAGAACGAGCAATTAGTGCCATCCTCAACTCGATCACCATCAGCGGTTAATATTGGTGCTCTCTCAAGGCTTCCAGATGCAGAAGGTGAGGAATTGCCTTTATCAAGCCCCGTCTCAGATGATCGACTTGATGAAGCAGATACTGTTGGTGAAAGTCTTTATGGTCATGATATGTCATCCATGATGGAAATATATGATAAGTTCAAATCTGAACGAGAAGCTAAATTGGAAGAATGGCTTCAAGAGCCTGAAGATCGCCATAGGTTCTCTGGGTCTGGTGATTGA